The genomic interval ggagcaagcttgttttctgctgctgcagagaataggacctggatcAATGGATTCAgacacctcaatgttaggaagaacttcctgacagtaagagctgtttagcagtggaacacactctctcaaagCGTGGTGGAGTTtcattctttggagatttttaaacagaggccgatggccatcttttggcggtgctttgattctgtgttcctgcatggcaagggctgGAATCGATGGCTTTTGAAGTCTCTttcaattccatgattctatgattcagacaaacctatcatgtggttttcttggcaagtttcttcagaggaggtttgtcattgctatcctctgaggctgacagagtgtgacttgcccaaggtcacccagtggctttcatggctgggcagagattcgaaccttggtctccagagttgtatagtccaactctcaaaccactatgccatgctggactacaactcccatcaccctgcTAGCTTTCCTGCCCTGGTTGGGAGTGATGTATTAGATGAAAGCTCTCTCATGAATGGGCAGTCTGGagtgctaggagttgtagtccaacagctcAGAGGGTACCTTGGTTTTGGaaagtttatattattttttttaaacactggGAAATTTGATCACACATCTCTCCTGTATAACACATTGCCTGTCTCTGTTTTATTGACTGGTGCTGAAATCTAATATTTAGAAGAGTGAGCACAAAGGTAGAATCTTCATTCTGTGGCCCAGATAGTGCATAGACTAATACGATGGGCAGGAAGGGTGATTTGCAGCTGTCGCTCCAAGCTGAGTAGGAACTTAGAGTGTTCTGAGAGCTCAGAAACTTTCATTTGTTTGAagcacaacttccagaattcttcaGCCACATGGCCATTTACAACCAGTCTCCCTTTGCCGTCATctcactggccatactggctgagacAATTTGACCcccaaaagtaactcttccaaattTTGATTAAATCCAGGTGCCTGGCAAGATTTGTCATCAAGTCTCTTCTACCCTGAAGGATGGTGCTGTCCAGCTTTCTCTAGTTCCTGACATTAATTTGGTTACACTGGATGGACGGCTTCAATAAAGTGTCCTTTCAATACAGTTATTAAATGACTATCCGGTGAGAGATAAGGCAATCTGTTCCCAGCCCCACTCCTGCCCCCACAGCACTGCCTGGGCCTCCATCAAGCTCTTGGGAAAAGGTCTTCTCAATTACTCCACAAGCGGAAGGGCGTGGATGTGTGTTAGAGAAATGGGCCCAATTTATAGATCCCCTGCAGGGATACTCTGATGGTATCAGCCCAAAGTACTTGGCGCTAATCAGATTGGGTCCATTTACCTGTTTTGATGCCTTGGGCAAGAAGGACTATAAAACCACTTGCCCAATGTCAGCCTGGTGAGTGAGCTGAAAGCACAGCCAAGCTTCTTCTTCACATCTCAAGCCATGAATGCCATTGGAGTGGCAGCGGTGGCTGAAAGCTACCAGACATTCAACCCCAGGGCCTACTTGCAGAATAACTATATGCCACCTCGTGCTAACTTCACAAGTGAAGAGTTTGCTGTGCCTTGGAAACTCCGTCGACTGGCAGATGCCTTTGCCACAGGTACGTATGCACCTGTAACCTTTTTCTCTGCAAAGTGGAGATATTCTGGGTTGCTTTGTTTTAAAGGCCTACTTACAGGTAAAGTTTGTGCCCGCTTCAcaagtgaattttttaaaaagacaatctCCCTTTGTCATGTGCCTCCTTGAAAAATTTTTGTCCATTTGCCTAGTTTACATAAGTTATTCTTGAAAGACGTATTGTCCATGAACATTTACTTTCATGTCAATTCCTAGCCAAAAGCCTATTTCAAAAAGCTGAATTGTAAATAATGTTTATCAGCTTTGCAAAACTTGAGCTGCTACCTCAAAGCAGAGCTTGCAAAACCTCAGCATATGTTATTCACTGCTTTTCGATCGAACTGATGCAGCTGAAGCTATTTGCTAGATGTGTGGGATTTTTGCTTTGCACATCCTGTGACAGTAGTTGACCATTGTTAAATCAAGACAGTGTGTTTTGCGAGAGAGTTCCAATATTTTGCACACACCACAAGAGAACTCAGCTTAATATTTGAAAGTTGGTCACCTGATTAAACTTGAGTGCATAGAGTGATCATATATCCTGCGTTACATAGGACTCTTCCATTTGAAAGGCTGTCAGGGATGTGACAGTCCTCTATTTAATCAGATCTCTTAACTGCAAAACTCTCAAACGGAAGCCTGGTTTAAAATTAAAGAACCATAAAGAGAGAAGGAGCTTGAATTTAACCATCAGCATTTAGGAACTGACCAGCTGATGGAGCAAATACCAAGTATCTTCTAGTGAGATATACAAATTCTAAATTTGCATAGATGCGTATAGATTAGcatgtgcaattttttttaatgcacacctTCACCTTCTTATGTTCTTTATTTTGACAATGTATGTCGTCTTTTTTGAGCTGATGCTCAAGTGGATGCTGTGAGAATGCCACACCAACGGTCTTAACAAGCAAACACGCCCCATCTTTCCAATACAAGAATGTGGAAATTCTGACCCCACATTTTTGTGGCCTTAACTCCCCCTGAAGCTCCCAAAGCCTACACACACACGCTTTTATTGTTTTTGGTCCTTCACCAGTGCCACACCATGCTCTGAAACCCCACAAAATCCTGAACAATGGCCAAAAGGAAACAGGAAAGTACATCACTTTAGGAGCTGATTTTCATGCACTTTTTGGCTTAAAATCTGATACTGTGACCCTCTGCAGGGATGAAAGCCCCATCACAGTTGCTCACTCCTGCTCTAGTCATTCAGGTTAAGCCAAATTTCTTTCCACCTCTTTAGCTTATTTGACTGACAGAAACAAGGTAAAGGAGATGCAAACAAATTAAGATTTTCAAATGGAGTAGTTGATATCTATGCTAAGAAAGCAGAGTGGGTTACTGCTGTGAGTTTATAAaataggaaagggggaaataaaatCTCATATTATTGCTACAGGAAAAAGAACACATAGTTGCTACAGTTTTCTTCTACTCATCTTCCTTTCATTTTGGTGCAAACTTACTCTGTAAACTGAACTGCTGTGTTTCAAGGCATGCAGTCTCCCTGCCTGTCAACCACCCACCCACCTCTAATGGCTCCCAGTAGAAAAGCCTTTGATGGTAAATCACCTCTTGGAAGAAAACTAGGATTCAAGTTATCAGATTGTCTTGTGTGTTGTTTGAGGTTATACAGCTGGGAGATATATTTGGGACTGTTTCCCCCCACCCTGTGAAGTCTTGCTGTTTTCAGCCTGTATTTTGAAATTTAAGTTTCTGGTCCTCATGAAATGGTCTGTCATGACATGAGCACATTTTACTTTGTTCCCCTCTGTGCACCCTCTGCAGGGAAAATCCATGGCAAGACTCTTATCGATATTGGCTCAGGCCCCACCATCTACCAGCTCCTCAGTGCCTGCGACTTTTTTGATGAGATTGTGGCTACTGACTACTTGGAAGTGAACCGGTCTGAGATCCACAGTTGGGTGCATGGTGACAATCCAGGGGCATTTGACTGGTCCCCATATATCCAGCATGTCTGTAAGATTGAGGGGAAAGGGTAAGAAATGAAGGAGGGTGATATCAGGTTTCAAAAGGCTATGTAACACGGGGAGGAGGGTTTCCTAACATTGTTCTATCTGGCCCACTAGTCAGCAGAAGGACTGTGTCTTGGAATACATGACCAAGGAgtctactgtatatacacatgtgtaagtctagacattttagttaaaaaattgaccccaaaaatctgagtcaacaTCTCCACGAGTCATTATAAGTACTGTAcgttaactcttattttaaaaggaaccatcccctggtgactgttttcctttgcttcctcttttaaatcctttgttacatgtccctaggttttaccctcaacatatccatggTTCATACTTTTCATCCATATCtctggctccaaaacctgccctcaactaaaacctgccctcaacttgtaGTTTAATATGTATGGTAATTTTTAGATCTGCATTAGGAATATGCTTTCCAAAGCCAGCATGATAAGCAAGttaatttgttttcttatttacTTTTGGGCAGAGGAGGATTCTGGGCATTCCAAGAGTTGCAATGCACAAATTAACCTTTTGGGCCTCTTGACTCTACCCACACCTTCCAGAAGGCCACCATATTCATGGAGCTGAATGCCCCCTACATAATCCCCAACCATACCACATCATAATTTAGCACTGGCCTTGAGAAACTTTGATCACTGGATGTTTCGGTCTAAAACTTCCATCAGCTTTGTCATGATGGCCAATTGataagggattgtgggaattgcaGTGCCCATAATTAGGTCATCAGTACTGATATCTCCTCATTAGTCCAAGAGTAGAACTTTATGTTGCCTCCCTGTTCTGCCACGGTGTTCCAAACACTTCATCATATGGTGATCATCCAGGAGCTTGCTACCCAACTAATCTGCCATCAATTCAGTTATGTAGTAGTAAATCATGAAGTGCAAGGGTAGAcattccaatatttcacagataaaaatcagGATACACAtcacaaaacaacagcagtgtGTGATCAAggaggcaaaagttattaatgaagagcaCACATGTTAGGAGTGggtgcagcaatttgcttttgcctaaatctactgggaagggcaagagtccaccctttcttcctttcttctcccctgtGATGAGTTAAGTGAGAGCAAATTACTTTTGTGCTTTGAAGTCACTTTGAAGAaatgaggacaaagggaggaagtgggaggagagagaaactgcaacattttaaaaacagctgtaaaagtgggataacagaggagTAACATAGACTGtcaaaattgggacagttgaagagTATGCAGGGACTGCTCATGACAGTATCCATGGCCATACCCCAAGGAGAGTCCAACAGTTCAGGTAGCTGttttgtttcatattcacaaatCACTCCTAACAGTTTTAATCGCCaccaggagcaggtcttttgtaaaccTAGTGGCTGTTTAACTACCCTTGCAAGACCAAGTCACCTCTGAATGCTCTGCATTAAAGCAGGACTAGatcacaacaatatattgttttttGGAAGATCTATTCACATTTCCCCAGCTACTGTGAAGATTGCAAATAGGATCACAGAGAACAGGGAAACCTAGGTAGTGGTAGCAGCAACGGATGAGCAACAGACTAGTTATGAGCCCATACTGTTCAACAAGTCCTGGTGCTTTGATCGTGCATGGAGAAACCAGAAGAAATATTGACTGGAGAAATAGTAGTGTAGTCCTGAGCAGAgattaaaagttacttttttacaCAGCTCCAAGAATCCTCAGCAGCCTGACTTTGTCTATTTTGCTCCTGGCTCCTGTAGGGaaccctggaaagagaaagagcagaagCTCAAGAAGAAGCTCAAGAAGATCCTTCCCATT from Sceloporus undulatus isolate JIND9_A2432 ecotype Alabama chromosome 6, SceUnd_v1.1, whole genome shotgun sequence carries:
- the PNMT gene encoding phenylethanolamine N-methyltransferase, producing MNAIGVAAVAESYQTFNPRAYLQNNYMPPRANFTSEEFAVPWKLRRLADAFATGKIHGKTLIDIGSGPTIYQLLSACDFFDEIVATDYLEVNRSEIHSWVHGDNPGAFDWSPYIQHVCKIEGKGEPWKEKEQKLKKKLKKILPIDVHQPNPLGFVLSQPADALVSTFCIEAVSPDRPSFDRALQNVTTLLKPGGHFLMIGGLEESFYLAGEAKLSVVPMKEEDVKESFIKAGYRIHDFHSYSMPPSLKIGVDDVQGIFFINGQKSA